In Polyodon spathula isolate WHYD16114869_AA chromosome 11, ASM1765450v1, whole genome shotgun sequence, one genomic interval encodes:
- the LOC121323378 gene encoding high choriolytic enzyme 2 codes for MALEDRTAMDKILELNEYELTSNPAGLTFTEGDIVVPNKRSAITCTGNSCLWPKSVDGFVYVPYIISPQYNNRDRITIEIGMQDISTGTCIRFVPRTHQADYLDIQPRFGCWSYLGVNGGPQDLSLQSPGCMWSGIATHELMHALGFVHEQSRSDRDNYVTIMWDNILKDREHNFEKYKTNNLNTGYDYGSIMHYGRFAFSEDGAPTIIPKPDPHVLIGQRDGPSATDLLKINKLYSCSM; via the exons ATGGCATTGGAGGACAGGACTGCAATGGACAAAATCCTGGAGCTGAATGAATACGAGT TGACTAGCAATCCAGCAGGTCTAACTTTCACAGAGGGCGACATTGTAGTCCCAAACAAAAGAAGCGCCATTACTTGTACTGGAAACAGCTGTTTGTGGCCGAAATCTGTCGACGGTTTTGTATATGTTCCGTACATAATATCACCACAGTACA ACAATAGGGACAGAATTACAATTGAAATTGGAATGCAGGATATCTCTACTGGTACCTGTATCAGGTTTGTCCCACGCACGCACCAGGCCGATTATCTTGACATCCAACCAAGATTTGG CTGCTGGTCCTATCTGGGTGTTAATGGAGGCCCTCAGGACCTGTCTCTCCAATCTCCGGGCTGCATGTGGTCTGGAATCGCCACTCACGAGCTGATGCACGCTCTGGGCTTCGTCCACGAACAGTCCCGCTCTGACAGAGACAACTACGTAACTATAATGTGggacaacattttaaaag ATCGCGAGCATAATTTTGAAAAGTACAAGACTAACAACCTCAACACTGGATACGACTATGGATCCATTATGCATTACGGAAG GTTTGCTTTCTCCGAGGATGGTGCACCGACGATTATTCCAAAACCTGATCCACATGTACTAATTGGACAGAGAGATGGCCCTAGTGCTACTGACctcctgaaaataaataaactctacaGCTGTA GCATGTAA